The sequence CTTCCGCGCCGACTACTCGACGCTGACCGCCGTGCCCTGGGAAAGCGACCCGACCGCCCAGTTGATCCACGACGCCTATACCCGCGAGGGCATTCCGGTGGAGACGGCGCCGCGCAACGTGCTCAAGCGCGTGCTGCAGCTCTATGAGGACGAGGGCTGGGCGCCGCTGGTCGCCCCGGAAATGGAGTTCTATCTGGTCCGCCCGAACACCGATCCGGACTATCCGCTGGAGCCGCCGACGGGCCGCTCGGGCCGGCCGGAGGTCGGTCGCCAGTCCTATTCGATTTCCGCGCTCAACGAGTTCGACGACCTGATCGACGACATCTACGACCTGTCGGAGGCGCAGGGTCTGGAGATCGACACCCTGATCCACGAGGAAGGCGCCGCGCAGATGGAGATCAATCTCCGGCACGGCCATCCGCTCGAGCTTGCCGATCAGGTGTTCCTGTTCAAGCGCACGATCCGTGAGGCGGCGCTGCGCCACGACATGTACGCGACCTTCATGGCCAAGCCGATGTCGAACCAGCCTGGCTCGTCCATGCACATCCACCAGTCGGTGATGGACGCGGACAAGGGCACCAACATCTTTTCGCGCGAAGACGGCGAGCCGACCAGCGAGTTCCTGTCCTTCATCGCCGGCCACCAGGCCTATCTGCCGGCGGTGACCTGCATCCTGGCGCCTTACGTGAACTCCTACCGCCGCTTCACCCGCGGCACCACGGCGCCGGTCAACGTGCACTGGGGCTACGACAACCGGACGGTGGGCTTGCGCGTGCCGAACTCCAAGCCCGGAGCCCGCCGGCTCGAGAACCGCGTTCCCTCGTCCGACGCCAATCCGTATCTGGCCATCGCCGCTTCGCTCGCCTGCGGCTATCTCGGCATCAAGCAGCGCCTGACGCCGGACGAGCCGCGCAGCGGCAACTTCAGCGAGGACATGCACGCCCTGCCGCGCGGCCTGCTGGAAGCGGTGGCGCTGTTCGGCGAGTGCGAGGAGCTGATCGACGTGTTCGGCGAGAAGTTCGTCGCCACCTACCGCGCCATCAAGCAGGAAGAATTCGAGACCTTCATGAAGGTCATCAGCCCATGGGAGCGGGAATACCTGCTGCTCAACGTCTGACGCGTGTCGGGCGGGGCAACGAGATCGACAACCAGAAAAACCGGGAGACGCCACCATGACCGGTGCCTCGAACCTGTACCCGACCTCCGACCTGCGCGCCCGCGACGCTGCGCATCATTTCCACCCCTTTACCGATACGGGGGCGCTGAACCGGGAGGGCGTGCGCGTCATCACCTCGGCCAAGGGCGTGTGGCTGACCGACAGCGACGGCAACCGCTATCTCGACGGCATGGCGGGCCTTTGGTGCTGCCAGGTCGGGCACGGCCGCGACGAGATCGTCGACGCGGTCGAGAAGCAGATGCGCGAGCTCGACTATTACAACACCTTCTTCAAGACCAGCCATCCGCCGGTCATCGCCCTGTCGGAACGCCTGGCGCAGCTCAGCCCGCCGCAGTTCAACCGCGTGTTCTTCACCTCCTCCGGCTCGGAGGCGAACGACACCGTGTTCCGCATGGTCCGCACCTATTGGGACCTGATGGGCAAGCCGGAGAAGAAGACGATCATCGGCCGCTGGAACGGCTATCACGGCTCCACGCTGGCCGGCACCAGCCTCGGCGGCATGACCGGCATGCATGCGCAGGGCGACCTGCCGGTGCCCGGCGTCCATCACATCCCCCAGCCCTACTGGTTCGGCGAAGGCGGCGAGATGTCGCCGGACGAGTTCGGTCTGTGGGCGGCACGCGAGCTGGAGCGCGCCATCGACGTCCTCGGCGAGGGCAAGGTGGCGGCGTTCATCGCCGAGCCGATCCAGGGCGCGGGCGGCGTCATCATCCCGCCGGACAGCTACTGGCCGGAAGTCGCCCGCATCTGCCGCGAGCGCGACATCCTGTTGGTCGCCGACGAGGTGATCTGCGGCTTCGGGCGTCTGGGCAGCTGGTTCGGTTCGCAGCATTACGGCATCGAGCCGGACCTGATGCCGATCGCCAAGGGCCTGTCCTCCGGCTACCTGCCGATCGGCGGTGTGATGATCGCCGACCGGGTGGCGGACGCCTTCATCGAAAAGGGCGGTGAGTTCTATCACGGCTACACCTATTCCGGTCATCCGGCCTGCTGCGCCGCGGCGCTCGCCAATCTCGACATCATGGTGCGCGAGCGGCTGGTCGAGCGGGTGGCCGACGATATCGGGCCCTATCTGCAGCAGCGCTGGAAGGCCCTGGGCGACCATCCGCTGGTCGGCGAGGCGCGTATGGTCGGTCTCGTCGGCGCGCTGGAGCTGGTGCCGGCCAAGGGCGACCGCTCGCGCAAGTTCGCGCCGGTCGGCGAGGTCGGCACGCTCTGCCGCGACATCTCCTTCGGCAACGGGCTGGTCATGCGCGCGGTGCGCGACAGCATGATCATCTCGCCGCCTCTGGTGCTGACCCACGAGGAGGCGGACGAACTGGTCGCCCGTGCCGCCCGCACGCTGGACGAGACCTATGCGGCCCTGAAGAAGGACGGCCGGCTCGCAGCCTGAGACGCGCCGCACACCAAACCGCGGGGAGGCGGACGTGACCGAGATCGCCCATGCCCATGCTCCGTCCTACTACGCGACCAGCGTAGAGGACCGTCCTGTCCGCCCGGCGCTGTCCGGCGCGCGGCAGGCGGACGTGGCCATCATCGGCGGCGGCTTCACCGGCCTCAACGCGGCGATCACCCTTGCCGAGGCGGGGCGCTCGGTCGTCCTGATCGAGCAGAACCGCATCGGCTGGGGCGCCAGCGGGCGCAATGGCGGCCAGCTGCATAGCGGCCAGCGGCGCGACCAGGCGCATCTGGAAAAGCAGTACGGCCTCGACATCGCCCGCCGGCTTTGGACCTTCGCCGAGGAGGCCAAGGCCCTGTTGCACGACCGGGTGCAGCGCTTCGGCATCGACTGCGACTGGACGGAAGGCCTGATCCACGCCGCCCACAAGGAGCGGTTCGTTGCCGAGGAATGGGACTATGCCGAGAAGCTCGCCCGCGACTACGGCTATGACGCGGTCACGCCGCTGGACCGGGCGCAGCTGGCGGCTGCCATCGGCACGAAGCAGTATTTCGGGGGCGTACGCGATGGCGGGGCCGGGCATCTGCACCCGTTGAAGCTGGCCCAGGGGCTCGCCGATGCGGCGGAAGCAGCCGGCGCCGTCCTGCACGAGGCGACCCATGCCGTGTCGTTGCGGCATGCGGGCGGGCGCGTGCTGGTCGAGACGGGGCAGGGCGAGATCGACGCCGGCAGCGTGCTTCTGGCCGGCAACGGTTATCTCGCCGGGCTCGACCGCGACAGCGAGGCCCGCGTCATGCCGATCAACAATTACATCCTGACCACCGAGCCGCTGTCGCGCGAGGCGGCCGATCACCTGATCCCCGGCCGCGAGGCGGTCTCCGACAGCCGTTTCGTTGTCTATTACTGGCGCCTGACCCGCGACTTGCGGCTGCTGTTCGGCGGCGGCGAGACGTACCGGCGCGGCTTTCCGCCGGACCTGCGCGCCTTCGTGCGCTCGCATCTGAGCAATGTCTATCCGCAGCTTGCCACCGCGCCCGTCTCCCATGCCTGGGGCGGTACGCTCGGCGTCACGACCTCGCGCATGCCGTGCCTGCGGCGCACGGCGCCGGGCGTCTACGTCGCGGCGGGATTTTCCGGCCACGGCGTCGCGATAGCGGGCTTTTGCGGCCATGCGGCGGCCAGCGCCATGCTGGGCGATGCCGAACGGTTCGACGTGTTCGAGAAGCTCTCGCCGCCGAAATTCCCGGGCGGCCGGGCGTTCCGCTGGCCGATCCTGGTGCTGGCGATGAGCTGGTTCGCCCTGCGCGACCGGCTCTGGTAGCCGGCCGGATCCGTCAAAGGCGCGTGCTGCCCTTGTCGCGGAAGCTGCGGGCGGAGGTGCGCGCCAGCAGGATCGACGGCAGCAGGCCGACCAGCACGATCAGCAGCGCCGGCAGGGCGCCTTCCCCGAAGGCCTCGCGCGAGGCGGCATTGTAGACCGTCGTCGCCAGCGTCTCGAAATTGAACGGGCGCAGCAGGATCGTGGCGGGGAGTTCCTTCATGCAGTCGACGAAGGCCAGCAGCAGCGCCGTCAGCAGCACCGGGCGCAGGATCGGCAGGTGTACCTGGAACAGGATCCGCCCGGAGCTGCGCCCCAGCGTGCGCGCCGCCATGTCGAGATGCGGCGTCACCTTGCCGAAGCCGCCCTCGATCTGGCCGTAGGAGACGGCCAGGAAGCGGACCATGTAGGCATAGACCAGTGCCGTGCCCGAGCCGATCAGCAGCAGTCCGGTGGAATAGCCGAAGGTCGATCGGGCGATGCCGTCGATGAAATTGTCGAACTTCGCCAGCGGGATCAGGATGCCGACGGCAAGCACCGTGCCGGGAATGGCATAGCCGATCGAGGCGATGCGACCGAACAGCTGCGTCGTCCGGCTGGCCTGGACGCGGTGGGCATAGGTCAGGACCACGCCGATCACCACGGTCAGCACGGCGGCGGAGACCGACAGGACCAGCGTGTTCTGCATCGCCGCGAGCAGGCGCGGGTCGAACAGGTCGTCGAGCCGGCGGCTGGCATAGTCGGCAAGCAGCGCGGCCGGGAAGACGAAGCCGATCAGGATCGGCAGCGCGCAGGCGGCGGTGGCCAGCCATGCCCGCGGCCCGCTCAGCCGGTAGCTCGGCAGCGTCTTGTAGCTGGCCGAGGGGGTGTGGAACCGCTGGCCCTTGCGGGCGCGCCGCTCCATCCATAGCAGCGCGAAGACCAGCGCCAGCATGGCGCAGGCGATCTGCGCCGCGCCGGCCAGGCTCGAGCGATGCACCCAGGTGTCGTAGACCGAGAAGCTGAGCGTGTGGACGCCGAAAAAGGTCACCGCGCCGATGTCGTTGAGGCACTCCATCAGGGCGAGCGAGATGCCGACGACGATGGCCGGGCGGGCAAGCGGCAGCGCCACGCGGAAGAACAGGCGCATGGGGCCGGCGCCGAGCGTGCGCGACACGTCCAGCGTCGAGGCCGACTGCAGCAGCAGCGAGGCGCGCGTCGTCAGGTAGACATACGGGTAGAGCACGAAGCCCATCACGAAGATCGCGCCGCCGAGCGAGCGGATTTCCGGGAACCAGTATTCCCGCGAGGTGCGGAAGCCGAAGATCTCGCGGACGAGGCTCTGCACCGGCCCGGTGAAGGTGAGGATCTCCACATAGGTATAGGCGATGATGTAGGTCGGCACCGCCAGCGGCAGCAGCAGCGCCCAATCGAAGAGGGCGCGGCCGGGAAAACGGCACATGGTGACGAGCCAGGCGGTGCCCGTGCCCACCACCAGCGTGATCAGGCCGACGCCGAGCAGCAGCAGGAAGGTGGTCTGGAGCGAGCGTGGCAGCACCGTGCCGATCAGGTGGCTCCACACATCGCCTGTCGGCTGGGCGGCAAGGACGACGAGGGCGCCGATCGGCAGCAGCGTCAGACCGGCGACGATGAGGCCCGCGACGAGCCACAGCCGGTCGGCGAGGCTGCGCGAGGCGCGCGGGGCGACCGGGATCGCGGTCATGTCGTCGAGGCGGGCAGTGTCGCTCATGGGTGCATCTGACGGGGCTTGATCAGCGAAACCCGGCAGGTCGGGCCCGGATCTGGCTGGTCTGGGGGCCTTTTCCGGCATCGGCCGGAAATGGAGAACGGCGCCCGGTCGCAAGGACCGGGCGCCGCGGAGTTTCGAGGCAGCGCGTGAAAGGACGCGGCCTTAGCTCTGCGGACCGTCGTTGAAGCCGACCTTGTCGACCAGCTCGCTGGCGGTCTTGCGGTTCTTGGCGATCTCGTCGAGCGACAGGGTGTCCGGCTTGAACTCGCCCCACGAGGCGACCAGCTCGGAGATCTCGACGCCCGGCTTCACCGGGTACTCGTTGTTGGCCTCGGCGTAGATGTGCTGGGCCTCCTCGGAGGAGAGGAACTCGATCAGCTTGACGGCGGCTTCCGGGTTCGGAGCATGCTTGGCCATCACGACGCCGGAGATGTTCACGTGGGTGCCGCGGTCGCCGGTGTTCGGGAACAGGATCTTGACCGAGTTGGCCCAGTCCTTCTGCTCCGGCTCCTTCTCGTTGTTCAGCATCGCACCCATATAATAGGTGTTGCCGAGCGAGATGTCGCATTCGCCGGCGAAGATCGCCTGGACCTGGCTGCGATCGTTGCCGGTCGGCTTGCGGGCGAGGTTGTCGCGCACGTCGGCGAGCCACTTCTCGGCTTCCTCGGCGCCCTTGTTGGCGACGATCGAGGCGAACAGGGCGACGTTATAGACGTGCTGGCCGGAGCGGGTGCAGATCTTGCCCTTCCACTTCGGGTCGGCCAGCTCCTCATAGGTGATGCTGTCCTGCTCCACGCGCTCCTTGGAGGCGTAGACGATGCGCGCGCGGGTGGTCAGGCCGATCCAGTGGCCCTCCGGATCGCGGAACGCGGCCGGCACGTTCTCGTTCACGACCTCGGACGTCACCGGCTGCGTGATGCCAGCTTCCTTGGCGCCGTCGAGGCGGCCGATGTCGACCGTCAGCAGCACGTCGGCCGGCGAGTTCTCGCCCTCGGCCTGGATGCGCTCGGCAAGGCCGTCGGCGGCAAAGATCACGTTGGTCTTGATTCCGGTTTCCTTGGTGAAGGCCTCCAGCAGCGGCTCGATCAGGAACGGCTGGCGATAGGAATAGATGTTGACCTCACCCTCGGCAGCGGCCGGCGTGGCGATCGCGGCGGATGCGAGAAGCGCGGCGGACAGAAGGCCGGTGCGCAGAGCGGAAACCTTGTGGAACATGGAAATCTCCCAGCGATCAGGGGACAAGGCCCTGATGTCGGTTGCATTGGCCCGCAGGACTGCCGTTGCGGCAATTCCTCGTCAGGCGCTGGCATCCTATAAACAGGAGTTCTGGTGTCAAGAATAATCGCCTGCAAAATCAATAGTTTAGAATTATTCTAAGTTAAGGTGAGTGTGTTTGGCAAGTTTTCGCGGCTTGCGGGAAGCCGCGCTGATTTCTCACGCGGCAGGCGTGCCACCGGCCAGGAT comes from Stappia sp. 28M-7 and encodes:
- a CDS encoding Fe(3+) ABC transporter substrate-binding protein, with the translated sequence MFHKVSALRTGLLSAALLASAAIATPAAAEGEVNIYSYRQPFLIEPLLEAFTKETGIKTNVIFAADGLAERIQAEGENSPADVLLTVDIGRLDGAKEAGITQPVTSEVVNENVPAAFRDPEGHWIGLTTRARIVYASKERVEQDSITYEELADPKWKGKICTRSGQHVYNVALFASIVANKGAEEAEKWLADVRDNLARKPTGNDRSQVQAIFAGECDISLGNTYYMGAMLNNEKEPEQKDWANSVKILFPNTGDRGTHVNISGVVMAKHAPNPEAAVKLIEFLSSEEAQHIYAEANNEYPVKPGVEISELVASWGEFKPDTLSLDEIAKNRKTASELVDKVGFNDGPQS
- a CDS encoding NAD(P)/FAD-dependent oxidoreductase, giving the protein MTEIAHAHAPSYYATSVEDRPVRPALSGARQADVAIIGGGFTGLNAAITLAEAGRSVVLIEQNRIGWGASGRNGGQLHSGQRRDQAHLEKQYGLDIARRLWTFAEEAKALLHDRVQRFGIDCDWTEGLIHAAHKERFVAEEWDYAEKLARDYGYDAVTPLDRAQLAAAIGTKQYFGGVRDGGAGHLHPLKLAQGLADAAEAAGAVLHEATHAVSLRHAGGRVLVETGQGEIDAGSVLLAGNGYLAGLDRDSEARVMPINNYILTTEPLSREAADHLIPGREAVSDSRFVVYYWRLTRDLRLLFGGGETYRRGFPPDLRAFVRSHLSNVYPQLATAPVSHAWGGTLGVTTSRMPCLRRTAPGVYVAAGFSGHGVAIAGFCGHAAASAMLGDAERFDVFEKLSPPKFPGGRAFRWPILVLAMSWFALRDRLW
- a CDS encoding iron ABC transporter permease is translated as MSDTARLDDMTAIPVAPRASRSLADRLWLVAGLIVAGLTLLPIGALVVLAAQPTGDVWSHLIGTVLPRSLQTTFLLLLGVGLITLVVGTGTAWLVTMCRFPGRALFDWALLLPLAVPTYIIAYTYVEILTFTGPVQSLVREIFGFRTSREYWFPEIRSLGGAIFVMGFVLYPYVYLTTRASLLLQSASTLDVSRTLGAGPMRLFFRVALPLARPAIVVGISLALMECLNDIGAVTFFGVHTLSFSVYDTWVHRSSLAGAAQIACAMLALVFALLWMERRARKGQRFHTPSASYKTLPSYRLSGPRAWLATAACALPILIGFVFPAALLADYASRRLDDLFDPRLLAAMQNTLVLSVSAAVLTVVIGVVLTYAHRVQASRTTQLFGRIASIGYAIPGTVLAVGILIPLAKFDNFIDGIARSTFGYSTGLLLIGSGTALVYAYMVRFLAVSYGQIEGGFGKVTPHLDMAARTLGRSSGRILFQVHLPILRPVLLTALLLAFVDCMKELPATILLRPFNFETLATTVYNAASREAFGEGALPALLIVLVGLLPSILLARTSARSFRDKGSTRL
- a CDS encoding glutamine synthetase family protein, producing MSKKKKSAPKIASRRGVESFDAAQLWLSERGIEDIECIVPDLAGVARGKMMPTEKFFSGPVMTMPASIFAQTISGDYPPDDERFQHNTTDGDLFFRADYSTLTAVPWESDPTAQLIHDAYTREGIPVETAPRNVLKRVLQLYEDEGWAPLVAPEMEFYLVRPNTDPDYPLEPPTGRSGRPEVGRQSYSISALNEFDDLIDDIYDLSEAQGLEIDTLIHEEGAAQMEINLRHGHPLELADQVFLFKRTIREAALRHDMYATFMAKPMSNQPGSSMHIHQSVMDADKGTNIFSREDGEPTSEFLSFIAGHQAYLPAVTCILAPYVNSYRRFTRGTTAPVNVHWGYDNRTVGLRVPNSKPGARRLENRVPSSDANPYLAIAASLACGYLGIKQRLTPDEPRSGNFSEDMHALPRGLLEAVALFGECEELIDVFGEKFVATYRAIKQEEFETFMKVISPWEREYLLLNV
- a CDS encoding aspartate aminotransferase family protein, giving the protein MTGASNLYPTSDLRARDAAHHFHPFTDTGALNREGVRVITSAKGVWLTDSDGNRYLDGMAGLWCCQVGHGRDEIVDAVEKQMRELDYYNTFFKTSHPPVIALSERLAQLSPPQFNRVFFTSSGSEANDTVFRMVRTYWDLMGKPEKKTIIGRWNGYHGSTLAGTSLGGMTGMHAQGDLPVPGVHHIPQPYWFGEGGEMSPDEFGLWAARELERAIDVLGEGKVAAFIAEPIQGAGGVIIPPDSYWPEVARICRERDILLVADEVICGFGRLGSWFGSQHYGIEPDLMPIAKGLSSGYLPIGGVMIADRVADAFIEKGGEFYHGYTYSGHPACCAAALANLDIMVRERLVERVADDIGPYLQQRWKALGDHPLVGEARMVGLVGALELVPAKGDRSRKFAPVGEVGTLCRDISFGNGLVMRAVRDSMIISPPLVLTHEEADELVARAARTLDETYAALKKDGRLAA